From one Pontibacillus sp. HMF3514 genomic stretch:
- a CDS encoding helix-turn-helix domain-containing protein, producing the protein MKLEEVIGDVLKRYRKSAGLSQEELALRCDLDRTYISLLERGKRRATVHTIFTICDQLKVKPSNFITEVEGILLKNEEI; encoded by the coding sequence TTGAAATTAGAGGAAGTAATTGGAGATGTACTAAAGCGATATAGAAAAAGTGCTGGTTTATCTCAAGAAGAATTAGCTTTAAGATGTGACTTAGATCGAACATACATATCATTGTTAGAGAGAGGGAAGAGAAGGGCTACGGTGCATACAATTTTTACTATTTGCGATCAACTAAAAGTCAAGCCAAGTAATTTTATTACTGAAGTAGAAGGTATATTATTAAAGAATGAAGAAATATAA
- a CDS encoding DEAD/DEAH box helicase: protein MTNGNKSNTSISVSYARNQSSTKTNELGMRPMQERAYERRGEQYLLIKSPPASGKSRALMFIALDKLYNQGLKQAIIVVPEKSIGASFNDEPLGQFGFWADWRVKPKWNLCNAPGTDNGGKVGSVEAFLDSDDEVLICTHATFRFSVDKLGVEAFDNRLIAVDEIHHVSANPDNKLGLHLGEFISRDRVHIVAMTGSYFRGDAEAVLAPQDESKFDTVTYTYYEQLNGYEYLKQLDVGYFFYKNSYIDDILKVLDPLEKTIIHIPNVNSRESTKNKIKEVEHIIEELGEWQGTDPSTGFQLVKMSSGRILRIADLVDDDQTKRDRVSTALKDPSNKNNRDYVDIIIALGMAKEGFDWIWCEHALTVGYRASLTEIVQIIGRATRDAPGKTRARFTNLIAELDASEQAVTEAVNDTLKAITASLLMESVLAPRFEFKSKSTTSGPEPGVDYGATGYDPEKCNVGFNHDTGQLEIEINGLSEPKSEEAVRICREDLNEVIATFVQDKTTIERGLFDYEVVPEELTQVRMGKIINEKYPNLDAEDHEAVRQQAIAALNLTQQAKQTAQGGSTGGSNDPHSNTALVDGVRKFIMDVRELDIDLIDRINPFSEAYAILSKSINEDSLKKVSEVITAKRVSISYEEARALAERALQFKKEIGRLPDINAQDPWEKRMAEGVAALRRYRAKQTVENGAGGNRND from the coding sequence ATGACCAACGGAAATAAATCAAACACTTCAATTTCTGTGTCCTATGCCCGTAACCAAAGTTCCACTAAGACCAATGAGTTGGGTATGCGACCAATGCAGGAACGAGCGTATGAGCGTAGAGGTGAGCAGTACTTACTTATAAAGTCGCCGCCCGCATCCGGGAAGAGTAGAGCACTGATGTTTATTGCCCTTGACAAGCTATATAACCAAGGGCTTAAGCAGGCAATAATAGTGGTGCCAGAAAAGTCGATTGGTGCCAGTTTCAATGATGAACCCTTAGGCCAATTTGGGTTTTGGGCCGATTGGAGAGTGAAGCCGAAATGGAACTTATGTAACGCGCCCGGTACTGATAATGGGGGGAAGGTTGGTTCTGTAGAAGCTTTTCTTGATAGTGACGACGAAGTATTGATTTGTACTCACGCTACCTTCCGGTTTTCAGTTGATAAATTAGGGGTTGAAGCGTTCGATAATAGGTTAATTGCCGTGGATGAAATTCATCACGTTTCGGCTAACCCCGACAACAAACTCGGCCTTCATCTTGGGGAGTTCATCTCTCGTGATCGGGTCCATATTGTGGCTATGACCGGTTCATACTTCAGAGGTGACGCTGAGGCAGTGTTGGCTCCTCAGGACGAGTCTAAGTTCGATACTGTTACCTATACTTATTATGAGCAACTCAACGGCTACGAGTACCTTAAGCAACTAGATGTTGGCTATTTTTTTTATAAGAATTCATATATAGATGACATCCTTAAAGTGCTAGATCCGCTTGAAAAGACTATCATCCACATACCGAACGTTAATTCGCGTGAAAGCACGAAGAACAAGATTAAGGAAGTCGAACACATTATTGAAGAACTAGGTGAATGGCAGGGAACTGATCCTTCTACTGGCTTTCAGCTAGTAAAGATGTCTTCTGGCAGAATTCTTCGAATTGCCGACCTGGTTGATGATGACCAGACGAAGCGCGACCGTGTATCCACTGCATTAAAAGATCCTTCAAATAAAAACAACCGTGACTATGTAGACATCATCATTGCGCTTGGAATGGCAAAGGAAGGATTTGACTGGATTTGGTGTGAGCACGCGCTTACGGTCGGTTATCGTGCTAGTCTCACAGAGATTGTTCAAATAATTGGTCGTGCTACTCGTGATGCTCCAGGTAAAACCCGTGCCCGTTTCACTAATCTGATTGCGGAACTGGACGCTTCTGAGCAGGCTGTTACAGAGGCAGTTAACGATACACTGAAGGCTATTACTGCTAGCTTGCTGATGGAGTCAGTACTTGCTCCACGGTTTGAGTTTAAGTCTAAGAGTACAACAAGTGGTCCGGAGCCTGGGGTTGACTATGGGGCTACTGGTTATGACCCGGAAAAGTGTAATGTGGGCTTCAACCATGATACAGGTCAATTAGAAATCGAGATAAATGGGCTCTCCGAGCCTAAGAGCGAGGAAGCTGTGCGTATTTGTCGTGAAGACTTGAACGAAGTTATTGCGACATTCGTTCAAGACAAAACAACAATTGAGCGAGGCTTATTTGACTACGAAGTAGTTCCTGAGGAATTGACCCAGGTTAGAATGGGCAAAATAATCAATGAAAAGTACCCTAACCTAGACGCAGAGGATCACGAAGCAGTACGCCAGCAAGCCATCGCTGCTCTTAACCTTACTCAGCAGGCTAAACAGACTGCACAAGGAGGCTCTACAGGTGGTAGTAATGATCCTCACTCCAACACTGCTCTCGTAGATGGTGTGCGTAAATTTATAATGGATGTGCGTGAATTGGACATTGATCTTATTGATAGAATCAATCCATTTAGTGAGGCGTATGCCATTCTTTCCAAATCTATAAATGAGGACAGCTTAAAAAAGGTTTCGGAAGTGATTACTGCTAAACGTGTAAGTATTTCTTACGAAGAGGCTAGAGCGCTAGCTGAGAGAGCTCTTCAATTCAAAAAGGAAATTGGACGATTACCCGATATTAACGCCCAAGATCCATGGGAAAAACGCATGGCCGAAGGTGTTGCAGCCTTAAGACGCTACCGAGCGAAACAGACGGTAGAAAATGGCGCTGGAGGGAATAGAAATGACTAG
- a CDS encoding DNA methyltransferase, with product MNPVEIEEAVSELISQPFDKEDFPFVFLRAFGNKETTIKRLRSGETNKSDLGGVLQTNNIHIAVAPLGEVTKTLSNLKESRATTKSKARYILATDGEYIESEELESGETIVCAYEDLPDHFGFFLPLAGITTVKQVRDSSFDIRATSRLNRLYVELLKYNPEWGTTERRTEMNHFMARLIFCFFAEDTGIFRRSGMFTETIEQMSASDASNMHEVISEIFRAMSTKIPNRKAEKLPRWADRFPFVNGGLFTGGTEVPRFSKIARSYLLHIGNLDWTKINPDIFGSMIQAVADEDERGMIGMHYTSVPNILKVLNPLFLDDLHEQLEIAGDNPRMLLNLRKRLSKIRVFDPACGSGNFLVIAYKKMREIENTINERRDEEGRKSDIPLTNFRGIELRHFSAEIARLALIIAEFQCDVLYRGMTLAISEFLPLSKKNWITCGNALRLDWLSICPPTGTNVKHHADDLFSTPLDQVEIDFENEGGETYICGNPPYRGSQWQSEEQKEDLRLIFAGRTKNWKSLDYVSGWFLKATDYGMNTPTVSAFVATNSISQGRQVKNLWSLIFDSGQQIAFAHTSFKWANLASKNAGVTVVIVGISNKPVKNRKVYSETPDGGVIAKSTGHINAYLVPGSNTIVGTRSKPLSEINEMTFGNMPNDGGGLLLDLEEAERAIQMHNVPAHFIRPFFGSQEYIRGRERRCIWVKESDSEEAIANEWLFSRFESVRKKRENSNRKATQDLASFPYRFGEVRQSGDEQIIVVPGVSSEDRSYLPVGLLPSGSIVSNKNFALLDAPLWNLALIASRMHWVWIGAVCVRLEMRFSYSNTLGWNTFPVPALTEKNKADLTRCAEDILLAREAHFPKTIADLYDSEKMPEDLRQAHERNDEVLERIFIGRRFLNDTERLEKMFDLYTKMTNSTNTRKTKGRKTHDQRK from the coding sequence ATGAATCCAGTTGAAATTGAAGAAGCAGTCTCCGAGTTGATATCCCAGCCTTTTGATAAGGAGGATTTTCCCTTTGTCTTTCTGCGGGCATTTGGAAACAAAGAGACAACAATCAAACGCTTGCGCTCAGGGGAAACGAATAAATCCGATCTGGGCGGAGTTCTACAGACTAACAACATACATATTGCGGTTGCCCCACTTGGTGAAGTAACGAAGACCCTTTCTAATCTAAAAGAAAGCCGAGCAACGACCAAGTCAAAAGCGCGTTATATCCTCGCTACAGACGGTGAATATATAGAATCAGAGGAACTGGAGTCCGGAGAAACAATTGTTTGTGCTTATGAGGATTTACCAGATCATTTTGGCTTTTTTCTCCCGCTTGCTGGTATCACGACCGTAAAGCAGGTACGTGACAGTTCTTTCGATATAAGAGCAACAAGTCGGTTGAATAGGTTATATGTTGAGTTATTAAAATACAACCCAGAATGGGGAACTACCGAACGGCGCACCGAAATGAACCACTTCATGGCTCGGTTGATTTTCTGCTTCTTTGCCGAAGACACAGGTATTTTTAGAAGGAGTGGTATGTTTACTGAAACCATCGAGCAGATGAGTGCGAGTGATGCCTCAAACATGCATGAGGTAATCAGTGAAATTTTCCGTGCTATGAGTACAAAAATTCCAAACCGTAAGGCAGAAAAACTACCACGTTGGGCGGACAGATTCCCATTCGTGAACGGAGGACTCTTCACTGGCGGTACCGAAGTGCCTAGATTTAGCAAAATCGCAAGGTCCTACCTTCTGCACATCGGTAATCTCGATTGGACTAAAATCAATCCTGACATCTTCGGTTCTATGATTCAGGCAGTTGCTGACGAGGACGAACGTGGTATGATCGGAATGCACTACACGAGTGTGCCAAATATCTTGAAGGTACTTAATCCACTGTTTTTGGATGATCTGCATGAGCAGCTTGAAATAGCTGGTGACAACCCTCGAATGTTACTTAATTTACGTAAGCGTTTATCGAAAATTCGGGTATTTGATCCAGCTTGCGGATCAGGTAACTTCCTGGTAATCGCCTACAAGAAGATGAGGGAAATTGAAAACACGATTAACGAGCGACGAGATGAAGAAGGTCGTAAGAGTGACATTCCACTTACCAATTTTCGCGGCATCGAGCTACGTCACTTTTCAGCCGAAATTGCTCGTTTGGCCCTCATAATTGCTGAATTCCAGTGTGACGTTCTTTATCGTGGAATGACGCTAGCTATTTCTGAGTTTTTGCCATTATCAAAGAAAAACTGGATCACATGTGGTAATGCGCTTCGGTTGGATTGGCTTAGTATTTGTCCACCAACAGGAACAAATGTGAAGCACCATGCCGACGACCTTTTTAGCACCCCATTGGATCAAGTGGAAATAGACTTCGAAAATGAGGGTGGGGAGACATATATTTGTGGAAATCCTCCTTATAGAGGGAGTCAATGGCAATCAGAGGAACAGAAAGAGGATCTTCGTTTAATATTCGCCGGAAGAACTAAAAACTGGAAGTCATTAGATTACGTTTCCGGTTGGTTTTTGAAAGCAACGGATTATGGTATGAATACTCCGACAGTTTCAGCATTTGTGGCCACTAATTCAATATCTCAAGGGAGACAAGTGAAAAACTTGTGGTCGTTGATCTTTGATTCTGGACAACAAATTGCTTTCGCTCATACATCGTTTAAGTGGGCCAACCTCGCAAGTAAGAATGCTGGGGTAACAGTGGTTATCGTAGGTATTTCTAACAAGCCAGTTAAAAACCGGAAAGTTTACAGTGAAACTCCAGATGGTGGAGTTATTGCAAAATCTACTGGGCACATCAACGCTTACCTTGTACCAGGCTCGAACACGATAGTTGGTACACGGAGTAAGCCGTTAAGCGAGATTAACGAAATGACCTTCGGTAACATGCCTAACGATGGTGGTGGCTTGTTATTAGACCTTGAAGAAGCCGAGAGAGCTATACAAATGCATAATGTCCCGGCTCATTTTATTCGCCCATTTTTCGGATCGCAGGAATATATTCGAGGTCGAGAACGAAGATGTATATGGGTTAAGGAAAGTGATAGTGAGGAGGCGATCGCAAATGAGTGGCTATTCTCACGATTTGAGAGCGTTCGGAAGAAGCGAGAGAACTCTAACAGAAAAGCCACACAAGATCTTGCTAGTTTCCCTTATCGTTTTGGCGAGGTACGTCAAAGCGGAGACGAGCAGATTATAGTTGTCCCTGGGGTGAGCTCAGAGGATCGGTCATATTTACCAGTTGGATTACTCCCATCCGGCAGTATAGTTAGTAACAAGAATTTTGCCTTACTGGATGCGCCACTCTGGAACCTCGCCCTGATAGCTTCACGCATGCACTGGGTATGGATAGGTGCTGTCTGTGTTAGGTTAGAAATGCGATTCTCCTATTCCAACACACTCGGGTGGAACACATTTCCTGTTCCTGCATTGACCGAAAAAAACAAAGCAGATCTGACCCGTTGCGCAGAGGACATACTACTCGCTCGTGAAGCGCACTTCCCGAAAACGATCGCCGATCTCTATGATTCCGAGAAAATGCCTGAGGATTTGCGTCAGGCACACGAGCGGAATGATGAGGTGTTGGAGCGCATTTTTATAGGCCGTCGTTTCCTTAACGACACAGAGCGATTGGAGAAAATGTTTGATCTTTATACCAAAATGACAAATTCAACTAATACAAGAAAAACAAAGGGGAGGAAGACGCATGACCAACGGAAATAA
- a CDS encoding HNH endonuclease gives MRRLPKNRLDSELWRDVRKKIWNRDGGKCTKCLESVDLNSCHIDHKKSGLMGTNKMKNLRTLCRRCHVLRADIRHQGMIDRALQDGIINPGWRDNVWDD, from the coding sequence GTGAGAAGATTGCCTAAAAACAGATTAGATTCAGAGTTATGGAGAGATGTAAGAAAAAAGATATGGAATAGGGACGGCGGAAAATGCACTAAGTGTTTGGAGAGTGTAGACCTCAATTCCTGTCATATAGACCATAAGAAATCTGGCTTGATGGGTACGAACAAAATGAAGAACTTACGTACATTGTGTCGAAGGTGTCATGTACTTCGTGCTGACATAAGACATCAGGGTATGATTGATAGAGCATTACAAGATGGAATTATTAATCCTGGATGGAGGGATAATGTTTGGGATGATTAA
- a CDS encoding GIY-YIG nuclease family protein, producing the protein MTRLSDDDLLDELGVEKEKVKTNSYSSREEHIIAGFKEIQGFVERYERLPQHGEVDEVFERMYAVRLDSLRAQEECRALLSSLDYQGLLNKNEVSTTDSKETMDDDDLLSELEDRDNNSDIDISELNHVRSQTEIKAAEEIAKREKCSEFSRFQPLFDKAEYELSTGVRQARPFGKDTSVNTGNFFILGGQLVYVAEKGEEFKAPNGQPDARLRVIYSNGTENNLLLRSLQRALYKDEVGRRLTDPDLGSFFSATWDEEDIESGTIYVLRSFSNHPFVIEHRELIHKIGVTGGKLETRIANAKNDATYLMADVEVIATYKLAGIKRTKLEGILHRIFTPAHIDLTILDRFGHPVHPKEWFLVPIHVIDEAVERIMDGSITNVVYDPKTASLVHLA; encoded by the coding sequence ATGACTAGGCTTTCTGATGATGATTTACTAGATGAACTTGGTGTTGAGAAGGAGAAAGTGAAGACAAACTCATACTCGTCGCGCGAAGAACACATCATTGCTGGTTTTAAGGAGATTCAGGGATTTGTCGAGAGATACGAACGTCTTCCTCAACATGGAGAAGTAGATGAAGTATTTGAAAGAATGTACGCCGTGCGACTCGATAGCTTGCGAGCACAGGAAGAATGTAGAGCTCTTCTTTCTTCACTCGATTATCAAGGTCTATTGAACAAAAATGAAGTTTCAACAACAGATTCAAAAGAAACAATGGATGACGATGATTTGCTTTCCGAACTTGAAGATAGGGATAACAATTCCGATATCGATATCTCAGAATTAAACCATGTACGTTCCCAAACTGAAATAAAGGCGGCGGAGGAAATCGCTAAAAGGGAGAAGTGTAGTGAGTTCAGTCGCTTCCAACCATTGTTTGATAAAGCTGAGTATGAACTCAGTACAGGGGTGCGACAAGCAAGGCCATTTGGTAAGGATACAAGTGTAAATACTGGTAACTTCTTCATTTTAGGTGGCCAACTTGTGTACGTGGCTGAGAAGGGGGAAGAATTTAAAGCACCAAATGGGCAACCTGATGCTCGACTAAGGGTTATCTATTCCAATGGGACCGAGAATAACCTCCTCCTTAGGTCTTTGCAGCGCGCCCTGTACAAAGATGAGGTTGGGCGCCGTTTGACAGATCCTGATTTAGGTTCATTTTTCAGCGCAACCTGGGATGAAGAAGATATTGAGAGTGGTACAATCTATGTCTTACGAAGTTTTTCCAATCATCCCTTCGTTATTGAGCACAGGGAACTAATTCACAAGATCGGAGTTACGGGTGGAAAATTAGAAACCCGTATAGCCAATGCAAAAAACGATGCCACATATCTTATGGCTGATGTCGAAGTCATTGCTACCTACAAATTGGCCGGGATCAAACGGACAAAGCTTGAGGGCATATTACACCGTATCTTTACCCCAGCTCATATAGACCTCACCATCCTTGATCGCTTTGGCCACCCTGTACACCCTAAGGAATGGTTTCTCGTGCCGATACATGTAATTGATGAAGCAGTAGAGCGTATTATGGATGGTTCTATTACTAACGTGGTATATGATCCCAAAACGGCCAGTCTGGTACACCTTGCTTAA
- a CDS encoding phage integrase SAM-like domain-containing protein, translated as MNTKNILTNQNDLDDSVENPLVIPSVIDEDYLKEAKKSTILFGDFKFEDDVWFFHKLMGERIDKQAFMIYFNQTPEKHKELVKFYAMFADQEVSTRNQVISFLNHFFKYLDLVDSNCLISGITPEIINNFKRYLTITNLSKTSKNHAWVSVKSFFKVMAGVSGVPFITIARRDNPFTINKKERKQNRRKPIATEDIEELDNLMFDRSNDIPLVVRVHYWTMRLFPNRVNEVSGMKLDCLTPHFNHYILLIPSWKTNGGHRVPETKAITVGYHGITKIYIDMIKELQEQTKALHPYINEKVDERGIDLTNYLFLYGVGFGLKTDSTGKIKVRRQVKTVPRLYASWKANEILKQACEHLGIKDHITTHRFRHNSVTSRSKFGFTDEQTMHRTKHKSKTMLRNYEHIDENYTKSVHNTVTKELNPIDSSPVLFKGTIINMKNQFTEKALKQKGIAPYLVGRLKKPGQTVGVCSQTAVDQCAPDGTPIKYECYACNWFVPLADKYGDYKEDYEYWKERSEKARGNSELAATYENAVRNMALLERVINICDHGIEKYKQQVVEGIEHETVYDWK; from the coding sequence ATGAACACAAAAAATATCTTAACTAATCAAAATGATTTAGATGATTCTGTAGAGAACCCTTTGGTCATACCTTCCGTGATCGATGAAGACTACCTTAAGGAAGCTAAAAAATCAACAATATTATTTGGGGATTTTAAATTTGAAGATGATGTTTGGTTTTTTCATAAACTAATGGGAGAAAGAATTGATAAACAAGCTTTTATGATTTACTTTAACCAGACACCCGAGAAGCACAAAGAACTTGTAAAGTTTTACGCGATGTTTGCAGATCAGGAAGTTAGTACTAGAAATCAAGTAATTTCATTTTTAAACCACTTCTTTAAATATCTAGATTTAGTTGATTCTAACTGTTTAATTAGTGGGATAACACCTGAAATTATAAATAACTTTAAGAGGTACTTAACAATAACAAATTTGAGCAAAACTTCTAAGAATCATGCTTGGGTGAGTGTGAAATCTTTTTTTAAAGTTATGGCTGGGGTTTCAGGTGTACCTTTTATAACTATAGCTAGAAGGGACAACCCTTTTACAATAAACAAAAAAGAAAGAAAACAGAATAGAAGAAAGCCGATAGCCACTGAAGACATAGAGGAATTGGACAATTTAATGTTTGATAGATCTAATGATATTCCACTTGTTGTTAGGGTGCACTACTGGACAATGAGGTTATTTCCCAACCGTGTTAATGAAGTGAGTGGTATGAAGCTTGATTGTTTAACACCACACTTTAATCATTATATCCTACTAATACCATCGTGGAAAACAAATGGAGGGCATAGAGTTCCAGAAACTAAAGCAATTACTGTAGGATATCATGGAATCACAAAAATATATATCGACATGATTAAAGAGTTGCAAGAGCAAACAAAAGCCCTTCACCCGTATATAAATGAAAAAGTTGATGAGAGGGGGATAGATTTAACTAACTATTTATTCTTATATGGTGTAGGTTTCGGATTAAAAACAGATTCAACTGGAAAAATTAAAGTTAGAAGACAAGTGAAAACAGTTCCTCGTCTATATGCGAGTTGGAAAGCAAACGAAATCTTAAAACAAGCTTGTGAGCACTTGGGAATTAAGGATCACATAACAACACACCGTTTTCGACATAATAGTGTTACTTCTCGTTCTAAGTTTGGTTTTACAGATGAACAAACAATGCATCGAACAAAGCATAAAAGTAAAACGATGTTGAGGAATTACGAACATATAGATGAAAACTATACTAAGTCCGTGCATAATACGGTTACAAAAGAGCTGAACCCAATTGATTCGTCACCAGTGTTATTCAAAGGAACAATAATAAACATGAAAAATCAATTTACTGAGAAAGCTTTAAAACAAAAAGGAATCGCTCCTTATCTTGTTGGAAGATTGAAGAAACCAGGACAAACTGTAGGGGTGTGCAGTCAAACTGCTGTGGATCAATGTGCTCCTGATGGAACTCCTATTAAATATGAATGCTATGCTTGTAATTGGTTTGTTCCTTTAGCAGATAAGTACGGAGATTACAAGGAGGATTATGAGTATTGGAAAGAGCGGAGTGAAAAAGCGAGAGGTAACTCCGAGTTAGCTGCGACTTATGAAAATGCCGTCCGTAACATGGCTCTTTTAGAACGTGTGATTAATATATGTGATCATGGCATAGAAAAGTATAAACAACAAGTAGTCGAAGGGATAGAACATGAAACAGTATATGATTGGAAATAA
- a CDS encoding site-specific integrase, which produces MEITIKELPHSGIKMNKNLAICVDGETYILKSYPLMKLGSVENDKESIICLVRSVHKALVDKDLKTFREINVKHKSISLKLSIHFWHDKLLELVRFYFESKYPKELPTMGDAINSNKMFGSKSKEIHHIWADIRKIVDELTLSWLKKAIDDFNVPEIKRLQSRLSFLGYSNMQFSDEKALELIKKLAEEDIESFIEPDPHSLHRRLFPKREFTSEAYKHERYLCDCVALEVKPLYISKMKSLKIDFKSDVWTSYIEKETGQFKIVNIYFEDLFEPLKSEIKDYIKYLVVEEGYELISLQSTVNYIKIFVTHLQKTSNASVKNEKVNIFQGISEDISKIRYTPHLLLFKADLEEHYKIGTISRSYGAMARFFTWYTKKHNKKVPNPFHLVGFKNANLDVKHIEAIPEEIVEIINDNLKRLSPMHQNAWIILMNTGMRASDLINLKCDGLYWNEKNEQWQLKYIPIKQEKEKRIKQEDIYHEVYATPALRAAFNSQLQATEEIRKASGFETLFIHKFNGIKIMARDSLSYAVNRILTQIGVDFRFSNHMCRKSLIVTLLTEGLSVEEISKVTGNTPETILHSYFGLEEKKIAEMETAFFDEAFTHLFKPKFGDSLSEQELEAIRMEIKRGSRKAPDGNGYCGKHVVFGPCIKSRCIGCRMLVTAPEQIPHYRELLAEHENYISNLEKQFDLMGIKKKEYLTYRDFQSELDYLELIKDGLNQLIKFVEEKIPEHEHKKYLN; this is translated from the coding sequence ATGGAGATAACTATAAAAGAATTACCACACAGTGGTATTAAAATGAACAAAAATCTAGCGATCTGTGTCGATGGAGAAACATATATTTTGAAATCTTATCCACTAATGAAATTAGGTAGCGTGGAAAATGATAAAGAATCGATAATTTGCCTTGTAAGGTCTGTACACAAAGCGTTAGTGGATAAAGATTTAAAAACCTTCAGGGAGATAAATGTCAAGCATAAGAGTATTTCACTAAAACTAAGCATTCACTTTTGGCATGATAAACTCTTAGAACTAGTAAGGTTTTATTTTGAAAGTAAATACCCAAAAGAGTTGCCAACTATGGGCGATGCTATCAATAGTAACAAGATGTTTGGTAGTAAATCAAAAGAAATTCATCATATTTGGGCAGATATTAGAAAGATAGTTGATGAGTTAACTTTGTCATGGCTTAAAAAAGCTATTGATGACTTTAATGTACCTGAGATTAAAAGACTTCAATCCCGACTAAGTTTTCTGGGGTATTCAAACATGCAATTTTCAGATGAAAAAGCATTAGAACTTATTAAGAAATTGGCAGAGGAAGATATAGAATCTTTTATCGAACCAGACCCTCATTCACTCCACAGACGATTGTTCCCTAAACGAGAATTTACTTCCGAAGCTTATAAACATGAAAGGTATCTATGCGATTGTGTTGCATTAGAAGTAAAACCATTATATATTTCAAAAATGAAAAGTCTAAAAATAGACTTCAAAAGCGATGTTTGGACTTCTTATATAGAGAAGGAAACCGGTCAATTCAAAATTGTAAATATTTACTTTGAAGATCTATTTGAACCATTGAAAAGTGAGATAAAAGATTACATAAAATATCTCGTGGTTGAAGAAGGATATGAATTGATTTCGCTTCAAAGTACTGTCAATTATATAAAAATATTTGTAACTCATTTACAAAAAACGAGTAATGCTAGTGTTAAGAATGAAAAAGTTAATATATTCCAGGGGATTTCAGAGGATATAAGTAAAATAAGATACACCCCCCACCTATTATTGTTTAAAGCAGACTTAGAAGAACATTACAAAATCGGTACAATTTCAAGATCTTATGGTGCAATGGCCAGGTTTTTCACATGGTACACCAAAAAACATAACAAAAAAGTTCCCAACCCTTTTCATCTGGTGGGATTTAAAAATGCTAACCTCGATGTAAAACACATAGAAGCAATCCCGGAGGAAATTGTAGAGATCATTAATGATAATCTTAAACGACTTAGTCCTATGCACCAGAATGCTTGGATTATACTAATGAACACGGGGATGAGGGCTTCAGATTTAATTAATCTAAAGTGTGATGGGCTTTACTGGAATGAAAAAAATGAACAATGGCAATTAAAGTATATTCCTATTAAACAAGAGAAAGAAAAACGTATCAAACAAGAGGATATATATCATGAAGTATATGCAACTCCTGCATTAAGAGCTGCTTTTAATAGTCAATTGCAAGCTACCGAAGAGATTAGAAAAGCTTCCGGTTTTGAAACTTTGTTTATCCATAAATTTAACGGCATTAAAATTATGGCTAGGGATTCTTTATCTTATGCTGTAAATAGAATTTTAACTCAAATAGGGGTAGATTTTCGATTTTCAAATCATATGTGTAGAAAAAGCTTGATTGTAACCTTGCTAACAGAGGGCCTTTCTGTTGAAGAAATCTCGAAAGTCACAGGCAATACACCAGAAACAATTCTTCATTCATACTTTGGGTTAGAAGAAAAGAAAATTGCTGAAATGGAAACAGCTTTTTTTGATGAAGCTTTTACTCACCTATTTAAACCCAAATTTGGCGATTCATTATCTGAACAAGAATTAGAAGCAATACGAATGGAAATTAAACGAGGTTCTCGTAAAGCCCCTGATGGAAATGGTTACTGTGGTAAACACGTCGTTTTCGGACCTTGTATTAAAAGTAGATGTATAGGTTGTAGAATGCTTGTGACAGCCCCTGAGCAAATCCCTCACTATAGAGAATTACTTGCTGAACATGAGAACTATATCTCCAATTTGGAAAAACAATTTGACCTAATGGGGATTAAAAAGAAAGAATATCTAACATATCGAGATTTCCAAAGTGAACTGGATTATCTTGAATTGATTAAAGATGGTTTGAATCAATTAATCAAGTTTGTAGAGGAGAAGATCCCAGAGCATGAACACAAAAAATATCTTAACTAA